In Rheinheimera sp. MM224, one DNA window encodes the following:
- a CDS encoding Maf family protein → MIALASASPRRRELLGQLQQDFVLVSGTIDETQLAGENADQYVLRLAQQKARAGFSSQNTPLPTLGADTIVQVDELVLGKPVDLADFQRMMRLLSGRSHWVKTAVAIATAQGTISTTVATQVWFKDLSEQEIFWYWNTGEPADKAGGYGIQGLAGQFVQRIDGSYFAVVGLPLYETAQLLLKLKDAP, encoded by the coding sequence ATGATTGCCCTTGCCTCCGCTTCACCCCGTCGCCGTGAATTATTAGGCCAGTTGCAGCAGGATTTTGTGCTGGTCAGCGGTACTATTGATGAAACTCAACTTGCAGGCGAAAACGCTGATCAGTATGTACTGCGCTTAGCACAACAAAAAGCACGGGCAGGTTTTTCCAGTCAAAACACTCCACTTCCTACCTTAGGCGCCGATACCATAGTGCAGGTGGATGAATTAGTTTTAGGTAAACCTGTGGATTTGGCTGATTTTCAGCGCATGATGAGGTTATTATCAGGTCGTAGCCATTGGGTGAAAACAGCAGTGGCTATTGCAACGGCACAAGGCACTATCAGCACGACAGTCGCGACTCAAGTCTGGTTTAAAGACTTGTCAGAACAGGAAATTTTTTGGTACTGGAATACAGGCGAACCTGCTGATAAAGCTGGCGGTTACGGTATTCAGGGTCTGGCTGGTCAGTTTGTCCAGCGCATAGATGGCAGTTACTTTGCTGTGGTAGGTTTGCCTTTATATGAAACCGCACAGTTGCTGCTCAAACTGAAGGATGCACCATGA
- the mreD gene encoding rod shape-determining protein MreD: protein MEKSHRLYLVYLSLMFSLVLAVVPLPAMVKLFRPDWPLLVLFYWALALPFRVSIGTAFVVGFLLDVLVGTVLGVNALAYSIIIYFCSAHHLKIRNFSILQQSLVIALFLAFYHYFIFWLSHFLTGVVFTMAYLWPVVTGAAVWPWIFWLLRRIRRQFKIH from the coding sequence ATGGAAAAGTCGCATCGTTTATATCTGGTGTATTTATCCCTGATGTTCTCCCTGGTATTGGCCGTTGTACCTTTGCCTGCCATGGTGAAATTATTCCGGCCTGACTGGCCTTTGCTGGTGCTGTTTTATTGGGCTTTGGCTTTGCCATTTCGGGTCAGCATAGGCACGGCCTTTGTAGTAGGTTTTTTGCTGGATGTTTTGGTCGGCACTGTGCTGGGTGTTAATGCGCTGGCCTATTCAATCATCATTTATTTCTGCTCGGCCCATCATCTAAAAATCCGGAATTTCTCTATTTTGCAGCAAAGCTTAGTCATAGCTCTGTTTTTAGCTTTTTATCATTACTTCATTTTTTGGCTCAGCCACTTCTTAACAGGCGTTGTTTTTACCATGGCCTATTTATGGCCTGTGGTGACCGGAGCTGCGGTCTGGCCTTGGATCTTTTGGTTATTACGCCGTATCCGCCGCCAGTTTAAAATTCATTGA
- the mreC gene encoding rod shape-determining protein MreC, which yields MKPIFERGPSLPLRLFFAVLCSVGLMTLDRFTDSSTQLRSYLTATVSPLYYMANLPQAMMSDASEQFMSHQRLLEQNQKLRETLLRQNTQMQRLQFLQQENDKLRSLLGSVPVADSKRLVAEVLAVYSHPFSNQIVINKGSNDGVVAQQPLIDDLGVLGQIVSVGPTSSRALLISDTTHAISLRVERNGDHVVAEGLGQSDEVRLMHIPHSADIQQGDKLITSGLDGIFPEGYPVAEVVRISRNAQQPFLQVYARPYAQLDRIRYVLLVWPKAKPEIDEQIAPPDAQASAVAGDR from the coding sequence ATGAAACCTATCTTTGAGCGCGGCCCATCTCTGCCATTACGGCTGTTTTTTGCAGTCTTATGCAGCGTTGGGCTGATGACGCTGGACAGATTCACCGACAGCTCCACACAGTTGCGTAGTTATTTAACCGCAACTGTGAGCCCTTTGTATTACATGGCTAATTTACCTCAAGCCATGATGTCCGATGCCTCTGAACAATTTATGTCTCACCAGCGTTTACTGGAACAAAACCAGAAGCTGCGTGAAACCTTGCTTCGCCAAAATACCCAGATGCAGCGCCTGCAATTTTTACAGCAGGAAAACGACAAATTACGTTCCCTGTTAGGTTCTGTGCCTGTTGCTGACAGTAAGCGTCTGGTGGCCGAAGTATTGGCCGTATACAGTCATCCGTTCAGTAACCAGATAGTGATCAATAAAGGCAGCAACGACGGTGTCGTCGCACAGCAACCTTTAATTGATGATTTGGGTGTACTGGGACAAATCGTCAGTGTTGGGCCAACCAGCAGCCGCGCATTATTAATTTCTGATACCACTCATGCGATATCCTTACGGGTTGAACGTAACGGCGATCATGTGGTGGCTGAAGGATTAGGTCAGTCGGACGAAGTGCGTCTGATGCATATTCCGCACAGCGCAGATATTCAGCAAGGCGATAAACTGATCACCTCAGGTCTGGATGGTATTTTCCCAGAAGGTTATCCGGTGGCTGAAGTGGTAAGAATTAGTCGTAATGCACAACAGCCATTTTTGCAGGTCTATGCACGGCCTTATGCCCAACTTGATCGTATTCGTTATGTGTTATTAGTCTGGCCTAAAGCTAAACCGGAAATTGACGAGCAAATAGCTCCGCCTGATGCGCAAGCTTCCGCTGTGGCAGGAGATCGCTGA
- a CDS encoding rod shape-determining protein — protein MLNKLRGLFSNDLSIDLGTANTLIYVKDQGIVLNEPSVVAIRQERTGGPKSVAAVGHAAKRMLGRTPGNIKAIRPMKDGVIADFYVTEKMLQHFIKQAHSNSFLRPSPRVLVCVPCGSTQVERRAIRESAQGAGAREVYLIDEPMAAAIGAGLPVSEATGSMVVDIGGGTTEVAIISLNGVVYSSSVRIGGDKFDDAIINYIRRNYGILIGEATAERIKTEIGSAYPSDEILEIEVRGRNLAEGVPRSFTMTSNEILEALQEPLAGIVSAVMVALEQSPPELASDISERGMVLTGGGALLRDLDRLLMEETGIPVVVADDPLTCVARGGGKALEMIDMHGGDVFSYD, from the coding sequence ATGTTAAATAAATTGCGTGGTCTGTTTTCAAATGATCTGTCGATCGACCTGGGGACAGCCAATACACTCATCTATGTAAAAGATCAGGGCATCGTTCTGAACGAGCCTTCAGTTGTTGCTATTCGTCAGGAGCGTACTGGCGGACCTAAGAGTGTTGCGGCCGTTGGCCACGCAGCTAAGCGTATGCTTGGCCGTACTCCTGGCAATATCAAAGCCATTCGCCCAATGAAGGACGGTGTCATCGCCGACTTCTATGTGACTGAAAAAATGCTGCAGCATTTTATCAAACAAGCGCACAGCAACAGCTTCCTGCGTCCAAGCCCACGTGTACTGGTTTGTGTGCCTTGTGGTTCTACCCAGGTTGAACGCCGTGCTATCCGTGAATCTGCTCAGGGTGCTGGCGCCCGTGAAGTCTACTTAATTGACGAGCCAATGGCTGCTGCTATCGGTGCAGGTTTACCTGTATCTGAAGCGACTGGTTCTATGGTGGTCGACATAGGTGGTGGTACTACTGAAGTTGCCATTATCTCTCTGAACGGTGTGGTGTATTCCTCATCAGTTCGTATTGGTGGTGATAAGTTTGACGACGCCATCATCAACTACATTCGTCGTAACTACGGTATTCTGATTGGTGAAGCCACTGCAGAACGTATCAAAACAGAAATTGGTTCAGCTTACCCAAGCGACGAAATTCTGGAAATTGAAGTACGTGGCCGTAATTTGGCTGAAGGTGTACCTCGCAGCTTTACCATGACCAGCAACGAAATTTTAGAAGCTTTACAAGAGCCTCTGGCTGGTATCGTTTCTGCCGTTATGGTTGCTTTGGAACAATCTCCGCCAGAGCTGGCTTCTGATATTTCAGAGCGTGGCATGGTATTAACTGGTGGTGGCGCTTTATTGCGTGATTTAGACCGTCTGTTAATGGAAGAAACCGGTATTCCTGTGGTTGTAGCCGATGACCCGCTGACTTGTGTTGCTCGTGGTGGCGGTAAAGCCTTAGAAATGATCGACATGCATGGCGGTGATGTGTTTAGTTACGACTAA